The following DNA comes from Hordeum vulgare subsp. vulgare chromosome 3H, MorexV3_pseudomolecules_assembly, whole genome shotgun sequence.
GAGCGTGCCGGTGAGGATCTGGCGGGGGCGGCGAGGCGGCTTCTTGGTCGCGGTCGCGGCTGCGTCGGGGGAGGGGGGAGCGGGGGTGGGAAGCAGTCGGTTCCTGGCGGCAAGACGGCGGTGGCGGACTACGTGGGAGGTGCCGGCGTTGCTGAGCGGATGTTGCGGCGCCGGAAGCTGGCAGAGTCACGGGAAAAAATGGGCGGCAGCGTCGGCGATGAAGGGGACGAGGGTTGATGTTGGATGGGGGAGGCCAATGTGCCATCGACCAGCGGCCCCGGGTTGTTGTTGGATGGGGGGAGGCCAATGTGCCACCGACCAGCGGCCCCGGGTTGTTGTTGGATGGGGGAAGGCCAATGTGCCACCGACCAGCGGCACCGGTTTGTTGTTGGATGGGGAAGGCCAATGTGTCGCCGACCAGCAGGCCCGGGGGAAGGAGAATGCGAGCGCGCACGTGTCCGTCTCGTGTCCGCGCCGATGCAAATTCGGCTCAAAAAAAGTACCGGGAATGGGTCGCCCGCGGACGAAAAGCGAATGCGCGTCcatttgggtcggcgcgttgggccaacttttgtgtccgcgccgacccaaacggacgccagcggacgaaatgggtcgccccgttggagttgctctaacatATTCATGCATTTAACTTTGTTTTAGATTGTAGAACTTCaacaatatatttttatattaaaATTCCTGAACACATGATGTTCAGAACAAGACCAATCCTGAATATATTTAAACCAATTTAATTTCTGGTATTTCAAACATACCAAAAATTTAATTGCAGCCATTATAAATTTACTTTAAAAAAATATTGAAACCACTTTTCTGTAGAAAAAACATACATATGAAATATGTTTCAGCGTGAAGTATGTGAAACTTATTATTTTTAAAATGCATGAAATGTTGTTTTGAAACTAGTGAAATTGTTTTTGAAATAAGTGAAAATGGTTGTTTTTAAAATGCATGACAATATTGTTTTGAAACTAGCGAAACATGTTTTACGAAGCAAgtgaaatatattttttgaaatgactgaaatatattttttgaaataatTGAAATCAGTAAAGCAAAATGACTGAAATCAAGGCAAAACATGTGACATCGGTATCTTAAGGATTGGAATAAGTTTTCTGAAGTGAGGTTTATGCAACAATTTAGGTCCATTTTGTTAATCTATGAAACTTGTTATTTTGGATGTGTGAAATGGATTGTTTAATTTTATGTGCGCAACTGATTATTTCAAATATATGAAATATCTTATCAAAGCGGAAATTTTATGTTTTATGAAAATCATTTCAAAGGTAATTGGGatatataaaataaaaagtaGTTGAAATACACCCAAGGTTGATCTTGTTCTGAAGATCTTGTCACCCTGATTCCAAATATATAAAAGGTTTCAAAACTGGACAATATGTTTAACAAATATCAATCTCTTAAAATATAGGGATGAAATAAAATGCAACAATTTTGCTCGGGGAGAGACAACACATGCGCCGTCGTTTTCTTCTCACTCACGTTCTTCCATTGCTAAAGTTGTCACAAATCTAACATGCACTAGTGTATTTCTTTCTCCACTGTTCGTATTGTATAGCAAATTAGTTTTACTTTACACACAAAAGGTTGGCACGAATCTTAAAGAGAGCAAGTGAACGGATGATGTTCGACCGGTAGCTACCGACTCCGGTAGAAAAACCATTTTGCGCTGGTCTCCGGCCCACTACGTAACCAGTGCGGGCAGATTGCCGAATCCTGTCAGTCAAGGGTCTATCATTCAAGCTCGTCTCGGCGATGCATCACAGTCCGTAGTCTGTCATTCAAGCTCCTGATTTGCATTCTTCTCTATCGTCAGCGAGTCCATGTTCATCCGCACGGCGGTGATCAGGGAAGGACATCTTCTTATACCAACGACAAAGGCGATCGAGAGTTCGAGACCACATGACAAACGGCTATGTACAGGGAAGCTGACTCGTGGAGATCCGGAAGGGCTGCCTAGAAAGCGTAAGTGAACTACTCATATAAGCTCGTAATTATTataaactaaagagagaaaattAAAACATTAGTCAGGATGGCCGAGTGGTCTAAGGCGCCAGACTCAAGTTCTGGTCCTCTAACGAGGGCGTGGGTTCAAACCCCACTTCTGACATGATCTTTTTTCCTTCTTCACTTTTTTGGCTTTATTAACCCACAGATTCACACCATGTCTatacgttgtttttgtcattgccaTAGTAGAGATGATGCGGTTGTTATTGGCAGTGAACCAAGCTGTGGTCACTTCTGACATTATTTTTTGCCTTCTTCACTTTTTTGCTTTGTTAACCCATAGATTCACACCATGTCTATACATTGTTTTTGCCATTGCCATAGTAGAGATGATGCGGTTGTTATTAGCAGTGAACCAAGCTGTGGTCACTTCTGACATTATTTTTTCCTTCTTCACTTTTTGGCTTTATTAACCCATAGATTCACACCATGTCTatacgttgtttttgtcattgccaTAGTAGAGATGATGCGGTTGTTATTGGCAGTGAACCAAGCTGTGGTCACTTCTGACATTATTTTTTGCCTTCTTCACTTTTTTGGCTTTATTAACCCACAGATTCACACCATGTCTatacgttgtttttgtcattgccaTAGTAGAGATGATGCGGTTGTTATTGGCAGTGAACCAAGCTGTGGTCACTTCTGACATTATTTTTTGCCTTCTTCACCTTTTTTGCTTTGTTAACCCATAGATTCACACCATGTCTATACATTGTTTTTGCCATTGCCATAGTAGAGATGATGCGGTTGTTATTAGCAGTGAACCAAGCTGTGGTCACTTCTGACATTATTTTTTCCTTCTTCACTTTTTGGCTTTATTAACCCATAGATTCACACCATGTCTatacgttgtttttgtcattgccaTAGTAGAGATGATGCGGTTGTTATTGGCAGTGAACCAAGCTGTGGTCACTTCTGACATTATTTTTTGCCTTCTTCACCTTTTTTGCTTTGTTAACCCATAGATTCACACCATGTCTATACATTGTTTTTGCCATTGCCATAGTAGAGATGATGTGGTTGTTATTAGCAGTGAACCAAGCTGTGGTTAGATGATTAGAGGGACTCTGGTATTTTCAGCCGATCGGAGTTCAAATCCTGGTGCTTGTATTTATTCCTCGGAGGTGTTCATAGGGGTAGGGCGATGCGTATTTAATGGAAGGAGACGTTCCCGTTGACGACGAGGTGCCTACGGTGACTTTGTAAATTTTAAGATGATATGCCGGCTCAGTCTCTAGAAGGTGCTCATAGGGGCAGGGTATGCGTGTATGCGTTTGTACAGATGAATGTATGCACGTGTATATGGACGCATGTGTCATGATTTTTTCCTTCTTCACTTTTTTGGCTTTATTAACCCACAGATTCACCATCTCTATACATTGTTTTGCCATTGCCACAGTAGAGATGATGCGGTTGTTATTGGCAGTGAACCAAGCTGTGGTTAGATGGTTAGAGGGACTGTGGTATTCTCAGCCACTAGAGTTCAAATCTTGGTGCTTGCATTTATTCCTCGGAGGTGTTCATAGGGGTAGGGCGATGCACATTCAATGGAAGGACATGTTCCCATCGACGACGAGGTGCCTACGATGACTTTGTAAATTTTAAGATGATATGCCGGCTCAGTCTCTCCAAGGTGCTCATAGGGAAAGGGTATTCGTGTGTGCGTTCATATGGATGAATGTATGCGCGTGTATATGAACGCTTGCGTCATGATTTTTCCCTTCTTCACTTTTTTGGCTTTATTATAACCTAGAGATTCGCCATCTCTAttcattgtttttgtcattgccATAGTAGAGATGATAGCGTTGTCACTGGCAGCGAGGATGGTTAGAGGGACTGTGGTATCTCAGTCCATCATAGTTTAAATCCCGATCGGTCGTGGTAGTTTCAACCGATTGGTCAAATCCTGTGGCGCCTGCTTCTAGTTCTTGCCTCCTCGATCGATCCACTTCTCATAGACCCGTACGCAGCCTCACAGCCAAGCTTTGCATCTAGGCCTATCGACATCGCAACGTCCCCAGCGGCCACCTCCTAGGCGCCCACAAGCACGCGCACAGGCACAACCAAGGAGGTAAGTTGATCAATGTGATGACGGCCCAACGATTTTGTCCTCCCAGCCTGCTCTTCATCCCATCTCCATACTGCAACCGACCCAAATTCTAACAAAGGTAACACCCATGCTTTTCTATAATTTTTAGAAATCTTTCCCACAATTGTTCTCAGATCTTTCCATTTTTCTGTATGAACTTGTCGCCAATAGACTAATGTGAAGTGAAAATGGATAGGGTTAAGTTCTATAATTAGGCTATACTTTATCAATCAGGAAAATTTTTCATATCTCATGTTGTATTACTCATACGTATATAATGTGGATGAATTTCGTGTAAGTCGATCATAGAAAGATGGTGTTTGACGATGTATTTTAGAATTACGATTTTAAATCACAAATGATTTGGCCGTTGTCGCACCGCAATCATGGCTGAAAAATGCTATGGAATTTCCATGCAGGCAAAAATTGCGGGAGATCTCCGGTTATCACTCCAATTTAGGCTAAAATTTCACCACCAAAAAATGTTGCTGCTATCTCCTTTCGTTTGATATTTTATCAGTGTTTAGaatttggaaatgcaagagatctTTTTGAATTACTTTGTCATTTCTCTCAACATTATGGCCTTCTGTTGTGTCAATAGTCAATGCTAGATTCTAAGAAACACAATTTTTGGTGCATTGTTGCATGAAAAAATTCCGTCATGTTAAAATGGTGCATCGGGTAACTTTGGCTTCAGCTCCACCCCTGCAAATCGTTCAATGAAAGTTCCATAAATGGTGACTACAAACTACTAGTACTCACTCCATCTCAAAATAGATGTGGCAAACTTAGTACTAATTAGTAGAGTACAAATTTTATACTACTAGATCAACCATATAATTTATTTAGGGATGGAGGGAATAGTAAATAAAAAATGTCGTATATTAAGTTACAGAGAAAATACTAAGATGGTATTTTCATCGTAGCCGCACACTTGGCGGGGTACGTCCACCTGAGTTTGCTGCTCATCTTCTCCGGCGGCGTCAGGCTCGAGTACTTTTTCCAGTCGGCGACCACGTTCCTGAGGTCGTGCATCTTGGTCCCGAGCCTGAGGCAGCAGTTGGCGTGCATCGTGCACACCCTGTCCATCTCGCCGTGGTACTCGCAGAAGCCGTCGAAGAGCACCGTATCGAGGAACACCAGCTTTATCTGCAGCTCGCCGGCGACGAACTCGCCCTTGATTGCCTCAAAGACCTCCTGGTCGTGGGCCTTCGGCCGGAACCGCGACCTCGCCGCCCGCCACCGGCTCAGCATCTCCACCGTGCGGTTGGTGGACCTGACGTAGTAGAAGCCGGTGTTCGGCGCGTTCTTCAGGTCCTCGGCGCCGCCGTTGAACCGGTCGGTTGAGATGGCCATGTCCGCGTAGATGCTGATGTGCCGGAACGGGTTGCGCAGCCACAGTACATCCAGATCCTGCACGATCACAAATTCCGGATCATCCGTTGAAATGTGACTGAGACGCGAGATCTAGAGCTAGAGCATGTATGCTATAGGTGGCTAGCTAGCTTACGGTGTAGAGATAGTTGTAGCCGAGCTGGAGGACGTGGTGCTGGAAGGTGAGCTTGGACCAGACGAGCTCGAGGTAGCTTCTCGTCAGGAAGCCGTTGGCGGAGCTGACGCCGGCGGCCATGACCTGGAGGAGGTAGCAGTGCGGGTGCACGGCCTTGCAGAGTGCCAAGGCGCCGGGGTCGGCGGCGACGATGAGGGTGTGGTTGAGGAGGTGGGCGATCCCCTCGCCGTCGTGGAAGCTCCCGCGGAAGAGGTCGAGCAGGGAGCCGGGCCGCGCGAACGCCTCGTTGACCGACGTGATGATCACCGTCCCGTCGTCCATGGCGACCTTGGGCAGCAGCTCCGCCAGCCCCGGGAATAATCTCCCCTCCTGCGCGTGTGACTGACCATGCATGCAAATCGGTGAATCTCCCAGCCTCCACGGCCGTCGGACACACACTGGAAATGAACTGCGCGGGTACCTTTTGATCGCCATCCGATACATCGGTCGAGAGGTTAGCGGCATGGCTACTAGTCAGCTGATGAGCCGAGGATCCGTTCCCGAACCTGAAGCTCGAGATGGTGGACAGCTGCTCGTCGACCCGgtcggaggcgaggaagaagagcagcACGGTGGGGAGgagagccccgaggaggaacgagACCGAGTGGCTGACGCCGCCGCCGCACTCGTGCTGCGTGCTCCTCAGGCTGCCCATGTCGACCGCACCAGATCGATCAGATCAGTATACTCGTCGTCGGTGGACGGACTTGTTGCAGAGCCAGAGACCCGGGCGATATACCACTGCTTCTGTTCTAGTTTAGACTGCAGACGTATGTATACTCCTACTCTGCTAAACACCTTTGCTGAATACAAGTGCACTACTCTCCACCGTTGATCGATCTCTCCGATGAACGCGAACCAAGGTCAATCCGAGTGCGTCTTTTCAAGGAGCACTGTGTATACTACTCCTAGCTAGGAGTGTCTTGACTCTTGAAACGCCGACCGAGCACGCAAAGCAAGGCCATTAATAATCCTAGTGCGTGGGTGCGTCCATGCTCAtgcattcctcaatttcagtcatGTTCAGCCGGGCTATCGTGTACTGCACGGGAATGCATGCGCCCGTCTCTTCCCCCCGTATGCGTATGCGTGCTTGCGGTTTACCAGGAGCAGTGACTTTGTTTCCGAGAAACAATGTacgaatgatcatatatatacacaCTTACACCGCACGTCTTGTGAACATCTTTTTCTCAGTACTGCAGACGCTCACATGCACTATTTTTATGAGCATTTTTAGAAATGTAAACCGACATATGATTCACAGAATCGTTATAGACATATTCATAGTTGACAACAACTTTTCCTTCCACTAAAATGCACGGCGCCAAAAGATCTGATATAAATTCAGGATGCGAGCATCAGTGTCAAGTTTAACACTTTAACACTGATGGACTAGGTATATTAGTGTGCTCCTAATTATTCAACCACAGATTGAATATCTATTAGATCTTATGAATATCTATGAGAGATCGAACCACTATCAAGATTGGCATGACACCGCATGCACTTTTTTGAACGGGGAAGGCCTGACGGCTTTTATATTGCATTGGAAAACACAGTTACATCATTTGCTAGTGTATTAATAAGGAAGCCGGGAGGCTCCTCCATGACACCGCATGCACTTTGATATCGGTTGGAACGCAGTCTTCTTCGGAAGGAAAATGGGTCGCCTTCAATGAGACATCCAGGTTTTACATGTGGTTGTAGTTTGTCGATCGCTATTTTGGTTGCACTTTTTATTTAGTTTTAGTCTTGTATGATTTTTGCTTTGATGATGATTTACCCATGTATGTATATTGATCTTAATTGTATGCATCTCATTTATGCAGACAGATATATGCTCGTTAAGTTCGTATCCATTTGATGTTTTATTTTAAGTCAATAAAAAACATCTTTTGTTAAAAAAATGGTGTAAGATTTGGTTTTCGATGgattaagagcatctacaaccggatccCTCAAATCCGTCCCCTCAAACATCCGCGGATACTGATCGGTCACGCCTCAAATAATGCAGACTACATCCGAACATCTCATATTAGGATCCTTAAATCCATACAAAACCATGCAAGAAATGAAACCTACGTACTACGTAGAACGTATCTACTCGTCCTCGGAGATGTCGATGATCTTCGTGCCCTCCGACGGATAAATGGCCGCATGCCGCAGCTCCGTCCCCTCCGGTTGCTCCGTTGCGGCCTCCTCCGCCTTATATCCGCCTCCAGCTCGTTGAAGAGGGCGTCAGCCTTCGCCCACCTATGTCGGATGAGCCAGCGGTTGGCCTCCACGTCGGCCTCATCCTGGATGGAATCCAGGATGGCCTGCTACTCCGCCATCTTCTCTGATTGGGCGACGACGAACTCCCCCTCTGCCCCCACCATGCTCAAGCCAGgagcctcctcctccatcttctccgtctgctcctcctcctgctgctgttgctgctcgtccttctcctcctcctccgtgtcTAGCGAGTTCGGAGTGAAACCCACAACGATGTGGGCGACAGGGCGAGCTTTGATCTCCGCCTCGATTTGAAGGCGCCGCTCCGGAGTGAGCTGTGCGTACGTGGTGATGAGCCGACGGACCATCCTGGCGGAGAGGGAACCGTGGGAGGAGGCGGACGGGCTCGAGTGGCGAtggagagaaggaggaggtggatgaGCTAGGGCTGGGGGCGCCGAACGGCTTAAATAGCCCGCCTCGACCTCCGACGGGGAGCCAGAGCGGCGTCACGTGGCGTTCACATTGCGCCGACGGTCGAGGCCCGCCGGACTGTCGGGTTTCCCGACGAGCCCGCGTGGGGCCAAGTTGTCAGGCCAATGTGGCAGTCATACCAGGACGCGCCCGGGCTCCCCCATATCCGGCCAATATTTGGCCTGAAAATGAGGGGTGCCGGTCAATCCAGCCGTTTGAAACCGTTTTAAAAGGTCCGTTTAAATCCTCTTTTTTAACCGAACAGTGACCGGACGGCCTGCTCGAACGTTTGAGGAGGATTAAAAGATCCGATTATAAATGCTCTAAGAAGCTACCATCATGGACGGAGGTAGACAGATACTTGGGTGCACAATTGTACAACATCAACTACCTATGTATGTTACAAACGTATACTACATCAAAGCTATTAATTATTTTTGTACAAAAATTGTGGTTTTTTAGGGAAATCTGTACATCCATTGTTTTCTATAGAAATCCAACCACAGATCGAATCTCTCGAATATCATAATTCTTGTGATGTTTCTCTTAGAGGTTTGGACCACGATGTTCCCACTCCCACTTTTGCACGCAAGCGTCCATTTTTAGCACTCCCCGTTTCCAGATCCGATGTCTACTCCAGATGCAGATTCACATGGACATCGTTCATCGTTAATCTTAGAGGTTTATACCAATAAACGGTTGTTAAACCATAGAAGTACGACGCGAAGGTTCTGAGCATGCAGCAGCTAGCGCCAGATTGCGCTGTGCGGTCGCGTCATGAGGCCACGTACGTGGTGGAGGATGCAGCGCTGAACGAGGCGCGAATCTCTGATGATCGTCCATGTTACGACAAGAAGCAGTTGACTCGGAAGGGAGCTCCGAATAGCGTGCACGTTGTCGTGGCATTCTGTCTTTTGCCACGTGTAGGTACGGGATTATGACACCTTATCAAATATCCTTTTTAGACACCACACCGAGACAAGCGTCGGTGCGTGCATTGTGAACAAAATTGCCATCGGATGCATGAATGAGGTTGGAGCAACTCTAGCGTAACCGTATCCCGCCCGATCCGAAAAATAACCGTTAAAATACGGATTGGGGCGAAAAAACCTGTCCGATCAGATCCTGCATCTCGTCCCggtccgtaaataattttgcggGGCGCGGAAAAATCTCGGCCACAACCCGCATATTCGCGGGTTTTCACCTCGCCGTTGCGGTGTCCTGCATAAAAGCGGAAGCGGTTGGTGGAGGTACATTTCAGCCCGCGCAAAAGTATATTCCGtgaatatgcttttttacgggtTCGTTATGCGACGTCTGCGTCCGCGGCCGTGCGCGCCGGTCCGCAAAGGTGTTTTCCGCGAAGTGCAAACATGTTTTGCGGGCTGGACGGAtgcagggtctgctagagttgctcttagggcATTTGCAGCGGGCGACCTGTAAATTATCTGTGCGTAGGAGGGGATCGATCCGCGGGCACGGATATACGAAGCCGTCATCCAACACTGACCGCATATATCCGACCAACAAGTTGAACTAACTTCACAAAATTCGATCAAATCAGTTTCAAGACAAAAGTTTTAAGGGCATTTCTAAAGTCCTTCGACTCTGCGTTCCACGAACTCCTCGAGCGAAGCAAAGCCGACCGTCCCAGCTCTTGGTACCTAAGCTTGGAAAAGTCGTGATACATCGTAGTGTTATTTTGAGGAGTTAGAGAAATCACGGCTCAATAATCCTTAAAAACACGGACTTGTCTGAATTTACAAGGTTTGCCACCCCGAAGTGAAAAAAAATATGCTTCGGTTAGTCTCTCTTCTATCGTCTTTCTTCTTGAAATCAAACTCATAGATTATTCTTGTCTCTATATTGGGCCGCCGCCCCATGGGACGATCTCCATCTGACCCAATATGGAGTTAGACAGGCGCACGATTGCTGCCAACCCAAGATCGTGATGCGAAGCTGATCTCTTGCTGCTGAATGGACATGACTAGTTGCAAGGAGTGAGAAGCTAGGTTGAGAAGGTGAATTTTGAAGTTGGGGGAGTTGGAAGCAATTGGGTCCTTCTTCTGCTTTTTCTTAGACTAAAATGGTGTGTACATAGGATCGGCTGTGAAGCCGTCCGGTATAAAAACCTGTCTGTTCTAGAAACTATAGCTTGCCGAGAGGCTCTGGCTTTCATTCAAGAGCTCAACATCTCAAAAAAAATTGGTGGCTTCACACTGCAAAGAAGTTGTTGAGGACATCAAGAATGAAGCAGCGTGTATGCATGGGAGTATTGTAAAGGAGATTGGGTCCATTGCAGCTAGTTTTGAATCCTATTCTTTCATCTTGGAAGGTAGGAACAACAATGTTGAGGCACTTAACCTCGCAAAATTCGCTCTATGCATGTTTGACTAGAAGGCGCTCTATGTGGTTTCCCCAGCCTCAGCGATACAAATTTGTATTCTTACGACATTGATAACTAAAGCTAAGCCGGTTTCGCTGAAAAGAAATGTTGTAAACCGACGCAATGCAATAGGGGCCAGATAAAAATCGTGGTGTTCCCTAGTATTCAACGGCAGGACCGTAGGGGACGAGCACGGCCAGACCCCATCCTACTATGTTGCTTGACCACCTCCGAGACATTAAGCAGTCCTGAGTGTGCCAGCTTCGCTAAATACAGGCTAGCAACACACAACATAGAAATATGTATGTGCATAAGCGGGGGGAATCCATAGCTCGTTGCAAGTTGTTCGCTTGGAGTAAGACAAAAGGATCAATTGTCTATAGCGCTCCTAAATGAGCCAGGCTAGTAAGCACAAAAGCATGTTAGCATGTACGTCTGTCACGAACTACGCGCGTAGGCACATACGTTAGTTTTTTTATATTATTAATtttgttttatattttatatAGAAGAATATTTAAATACATATATTTCAAAAGATATTTGTATTTCAATTTtattaaacaagcaccacatctaAATTGTTGACACAGTGTAAAAAAATGATTGTGCAATTATAAAAATATTCTCACCATTCGAAAAACAGTTTGTGGTATTTATAAAtattcatgcatttcaaaaaaaaaattaatgTAATTTAAAAAAGTATACACATAACTTTTATAATATTTTGTACCATTCAAGAAAATGGTGACATTAAATATAGATCTAACAATAAACAAATGTTTGTATGTTTTACAAAAAATGTCCGCATTTTTTGTGTGATACAAAAATTGTTCATTATATTTATGAAAAAATCCAATGCGTGTTAATAATATGTTCACCCAGTATTCAAAAGATGTTGAATGCACATTTGACACATGTTAAACATGTAttgaagaaaaatattttatattaatataaaAATATTTGACCTGTATTTGAAAAAGCTCGGATGTATTTCGACAATGAGaggaaaaatgaagaaaaaacaaaataagaaataCAAATAGTGAAAAGGGTTTACTTCCTGGTTTTAAGACTCCAGTcggaaacaaagaagaaaaaacatGCACAGAAGATTTTTAGACCCGCGGGagctacatcgcggctacaacaaAGAGTACCTTCGGCCTCGCCTGAAAACTTTCCCTCATTCATAAAGTAAAGGGCCAGCCCATTCTACTAGCACGCGTTAGTTCGCTGTAGTGTTTTATTCGTTTCGgtgtttactagcaaaagggcccgtgcgttgcaacggaaaaaaaaaatatcacacgcttttaatttttttaaaattattttgatttattaaaataataagctaactaattaatgtagtcagtcctatcctattttgttgaaaaatcaacccgtccattgttaattccaccatgataagaaattgagcgggacaagcaaagcaaaactctacgtgaattgatcaatggattgttatcttatttcactcatggggtagagaatgtgggatcagatgacaaactgaacgtggtgttccattctctgtctctacaacaa
Coding sequences within:
- the LOC123440701 gene encoding uncharacterized protein At4g15970-like — protein: MGSLRSTQHECGGGVSHSVSFLLGALLPTVLLFFLASDRVDEQLSTISSFRFGNGSSAHQLTSSHAANLSTDVSDGDQKSHAQEGRLFPGLAELLPKVAMDDGTVIITSVNEAFARPGSLLDLFRGSFHDGEGIAHLLNHTLIVAADPGALALCKAVHPHCYLLQVMAAGVSSANGFLTRSYLELVWSKLTFQHHVLQLGYNYLYTDLDVLWLRNPFRHISIYADMAISTDRFNGGAEDLKNAPNTGFYYVRSTNRTVEMLSRWRAARSRFRPKAHDQEVFEAIKGEFVAGELQIKLVFLDTVLFDGFCEYHGEMDRVCTMHANCCLRLGTKMHDLRNVVADWKKYSSLTPPEKMSSKLRWTYPAKCAATMKIPS